The genomic window TAAAATAACAATGACGGCTAACAGCTCGATTAACGTCATTCCGCGCTCATTTTGCATCCGACCGACTCCTTTATTGCTCCGTTAGTGAAGGAAACGGATTGCGCTTTTCGCTCGGTTGCGGTAAATCAAGCGGTGGCAATTGCTCAATCCATTGGCGCAACTCTGGCGCATAAAACGTTGAAACAGTAAGGGAATAAGACAGCTCCGGTACTTCATCCATCACTGTCGTCCATTCTTCATATCCTGTAAACGATAGCGAATCGACTGACACGATGCGCTTCGATCGCTCCAACACATCAATAAATTGTTCGAGCGCAAAATAGGAAGGAGAGCGAACAGATATATTGACCGTTAATTTTTGAATCGGAGTAGGAGGCCCTTCAACGTTTTCTCCTTCTTGAAAGGTGAGCGACAATACTTCACTATTTGATACGACTTCTGCTTTTTCAATATCTAATAAAAACTGCTCGACAAACGGTTGAACAGGGACGCGTTTTTGCAACTCGATTAAACTGATACGCAAATCGTCTGACGGTTGT from Anoxybacillus gonensis includes these protein-coding regions:
- the pilO gene encoding type 4a pilus biogenesis protein PilO; the protein is MRKGLIVMISLLLLTLLSFALYICVYKPLDERREQLKTELQMEKKLLQTLQSKQPSDDLRISLIELQKRVPVQPFVEQFLLDIEKAEVVSNSEVLSLTFQEGENVEGPPTPIQKLTVNISVRSPSYFALEQFIDVLERSKRIVSVDSLSFTGYEEWTTVMDEVPELSYSLTVSTFYAPELRQWIEQLPPLDLPQPSEKRNPFPSLTEQ